The segment GCTTGCCGGAGCGGGAGTCAAGAAAGGCTTCAGCTACGGCGCAACCGACGAATTCGGTTACAAAGCAGTCGACAATCCGACGACGGTCTACGACCTCCATGCGACCGTTCTGCACCTGCTCGGATTAGACCATGAACGCCTGACCTATTACTACAACGGCTTCGAACGGCGACTCACGGACGTGCATGGGCATGTGATTAAGGATGTGCTGGCTTAGTGGAAACACGTTCGGTTGATTTGAGATTTATTCGGAATGCCTCAGAGCCACATCCACCGCGCGTAAAAAAATCTCCGTGGGCAGTGACGGAGATCGGTGTGCGGGTGGGGAGGCGGGGTTGTCAGCCTCCGAATAAGTCCCGGAATTGGTTCTGATTTACTCGCCTCGTAGCCGAAGTTCCCTGTCGGAGAAGACGGGGGAACTGATCAATGGGCGCGAGGTTGGCGGGGACGGGCTTCATTGACTTTAAGACTTCGACCGTCCATATCGAATCCGTCCATTGCTTCGATGGCTTCTTTGCCTCCAGTTTCCATTTCGACGAAACCGTAACCACGGCTGCGACCGGTTTCGCGGTCCATAATGACAGCGGCTCGAATCACTTCGCCGTACTCGGAAAAAGCGTCTTTCAAGTCGTCACTATTCGTCTTGTAGGGCAGATTACCTACATACAAATTCAAACTCATATCGGTCCTAACAATTTGAGATCAACGCAGACTCTTGGGAGGAGTCATTAAGAGGATAGACAGAAGTCATCACCCGGTTTGACTCGTCCGTACTCGTTATTCACTCGGTTCAATAATCGTACTGGGAGTCACTGACAATACTGCCCGTCAGCAGGCTCTCTTCTGATCAATTGAATGCAGGTCCGAAGCAATCAGAGTAAAACTCTTTATCAAGGCGAAACCAAGACCGCTTACCGAATCGGAAAGCGGAGTGAGGAACAGAGGACGTCGGTCGGGTAACCACTCTGTGTGGGGTACATTCCCCACATACTGACTTTTATCGTACACTAAAAAAATTAAGC is part of the Polystyrenella longa genome and harbors:
- a CDS encoding RNA recognition motif domain-containing protein; protein product: MSLNLYVGNLPYKTNSDDLKDAFSEYGEVIRAAVIMDRETGRSRGYGFVEMETGGKEAIEAMDGFDMDGRSLKVNEARPRQPRAH